One genomic segment of Oncorhynchus masou masou isolate Uvic2021 chromosome 16, UVic_Omas_1.1, whole genome shotgun sequence includes these proteins:
- the LOC135557893 gene encoding prostaglandin E2 receptor EP2 subtype-like: protein MDYKAKLTCGDRDNVSSGNLYMSAAMFSAGVLGNLIALVLLEMRRRRQSPSLFQVLVTALVITDLLGTFSVSPLVLASYTQNRTLMGMGENGAVCNYFGFSMTFFSLATLAILCAMALERYLSFGHPYFYERHLRKRCGYITITLIYLICILFCLAPFVGFGKYVQYCPGTWCFFDMVPLETKPKVYVGVYASLTLIMISTTVVCNLSVVYHLIMMYRRCKARVLTRRIRFYQRSLSMTEEVEHLLLLVFITVTFVICSFPLVLRVFINFMGRSNESYGTDLAALRLLSFNSIIDPWLFIILSPSVLRFLWRKLTLCKPQRPPEAPTFPREKAFPVGPKLSLPNPPMELQNEEVQRVDKT from the exons ATGGATTACAAAGCTAAATTAACCTGCGGTGACAGAGACAATGTCTCGTCCGGAAATCTCTATATGTCTGCGGCAATGTTCTCGGCGGGAGTTCTCGGAAATTTAATCGCCTTGGTCCTTTTGGAGATGCGGCGCCGGAGGCAAAGTCCATCCCTTTTCCAGGTGCTGGTGACCGCGCTGGTGATTACGGACCTACTGGGTACCTTCTCCGTCAGTCCTCTCGTACTAGCCTCCTATACACAAAACAGGACCTTGATGGGTATGGGTGAAAACGGAGCAGTATGCAACTATTTTGGGTTCAGCATGACTTTTTTCAGCCTCGCCACCTTGGCCATTCTGTGCGCCATGGCTTTGGAGCGCTACCTCTCCTTTGGACACCCGTATTTTTACGAACGGCACTTGAGAAAACGCTGCGGATACATCACCATTACACTCATCTACCTGATCTGCATCCTTTTCTGCCTAGCACCTTTCGTGGGCTTTGGAAAATACGTTCAATATTGCCCGGGGACTTGGTGCTTCTTTGACATGGTCCCATTAGAAACCAAACCAAAAGTATACGTCGGTGTGTATGCGTCATTGACTCTCATCATGATTTCTACCACAGTGGTCTGTAACTTATCTGTCGTTTACCACTTAATTATGATGTATAGGAGGTGCAAAGCGCGTGTTTTAACGCGACGGATACGGTTCTACCAAAGATCCCTCTCTATGACGGAGGAAGTGGAGCATCTTCTGCTTTTGGTGTTCATAACGGTGACCTTTGTCATCTGTTCGTTTCCTTTAGTG CTCCGTGTGTTCATCAACTTCATGGGCAGGTCAAATGAGAGCTATGGCACTGATCTCGCTGCTCTCCGCCTGCTGTCCTTCAACTCCATCATCGACCCCTGGCTCTTCATCATCCTCAGCCCCTCGGTGCTGCGCTTCCTCTGGAGGAAGCTGACACTGTGTAAGCCCCAGAGGCCCCCTGAGGCCCCCACATTCCCACGGGAAAAGGCTTTCCCCGTTGGGCCAAAACTCTCACTGCCAAACCCACCCATGGAGCTCCAGAACGAGGAAGTGCAGAGAGTGGACAAGACATAA